One segment of Pseudodesulfovibrio sp. 5S69 DNA contains the following:
- a CDS encoding TRAP transporter small permease — MERFSYRLNYVLERLCALLVAGMIGVVWFGILERYALALGVTWTEELARYIMIWAALLAVPCCAYRREHIGLDLVFSRLPLNLQMPARMVLDLLGLGFFLFLTYYGVTMAKGGANQYATIFGMTMFLPFTAVPVTAGLTAVQIAAVMIRDAAGITPLFTRKEAA; from the coding sequence GTGGAACGGTTTTCCTACCGGCTGAACTACGTCCTGGAGCGGCTCTGCGCCCTGCTGGTGGCCGGGATGATCGGCGTGGTCTGGTTCGGGATTCTCGAACGCTACGCCCTGGCCCTGGGGGTCACCTGGACCGAGGAACTGGCCCGCTACATCATGATCTGGGCCGCGCTCCTGGCCGTGCCCTGCTGCGCCTACCGGCGCGAGCACATCGGGCTGGACCTGGTCTTCTCCCGGCTCCCGCTGAACTTACAGATGCCCGCGCGCATGGTCCTCGACCTGCTCGGCCTGGGTTTCTTCCTGTTCCTGACATACTACGGCGTGACCATGGCCAAGGGCGGGGCGAACCAGTACGCGACCATCTTCGGCATGACCATGTTCCTGCCCTTCACCGCCGTACCGGTCACCGCCGGACTCACGGCCGTCCAGATCGCTGCGGTCATGATCCGCGACGCGGCCGGGATCACCCCCTTGTTCACCAGGAAGGAGGCCGCCTGA
- a CDS encoding DctP family TRAP transporter solute-binding subunit produces MRIGKKLTVLIAVAALMLCSAQGALAAKVIKMHHLNKNGAFDNPSGAAAVVFKNLVESGTNGEVQVQIFPSGQLGKDAEVVQQVKDGIIQLGVHSVGAVGSVYPMISVLDVPFAFPNHAVAYEVFDGPFGKKLAGDISAKTGMKCLGFSDSGGFFQFTNSKHPIKTLEDMKGLKIRTMGLDTHKMLVSSLGGQPVSIAWSEVYTSLQTGVADGQMNPVPIVEFAKLYEVQKYLTISNHLFAPHVWLMNMDFYNSLTPSERQVVESAAKTAIVVSRGIANAIEASDRGLPFLSKKMEIYTLPESEKERFRAASQPVVMKYLEEHFGAEGKDMLNSFLEAIKEASK; encoded by the coding sequence ATGAGAATCGGTAAGAAACTGACTGTCCTGATCGCCGTGGCGGCCTTGATGCTGTGCTCGGCCCAGGGTGCGCTGGCCGCCAAGGTCATCAAGATGCACCACCTGAACAAGAACGGCGCCTTCGACAACCCGTCCGGCGCGGCCGCCGTGGTCTTCAAGAACCTGGTCGAGTCCGGCACAAACGGCGAGGTCCAGGTCCAGATATTCCCCAGCGGCCAGCTCGGCAAGGACGCCGAAGTGGTCCAGCAGGTCAAGGACGGCATCATCCAGCTCGGCGTGCACTCCGTGGGCGCGGTGGGCAGCGTCTACCCCATGATCTCCGTGCTCGACGTGCCGTTCGCCTTCCCCAACCACGCCGTGGCCTACGAAGTCTTCGACGGTCCCTTCGGCAAGAAACTGGCCGGCGACATCTCCGCCAAGACCGGCATGAAGTGCCTCGGTTTCTCCGACTCCGGCGGTTTCTTCCAGTTCACCAACTCCAAACACCCGATCAAGACCCTGGAAGACATGAAGGGCCTGAAGATCCGCACCATGGGCCTGGACACCCACAAGATGCTCGTCTCCTCCCTGGGCGGCCAGCCCGTGTCCATCGCCTGGTCCGAGGTCTACACCTCCCTGCAGACCGGCGTGGCCGACGGCCAGATGAACCCGGTGCCCATCGTCGAGTTCGCCAAGCTGTATGAGGTCCAGAAGTACCTGACCATCTCCAACCACCTGTTCGCGCCCCACGTCTGGCTGATGAACATGGACTTCTACAACTCCCTGACCCCGTCCGAGCGCCAGGTCGTCGAGAGCGCCGCCAAGACCGCCATCGTGGTCTCGCGCGGCATCGCCAACGCCATCGAGGCGTCCGACCGCGGCCTGCCCTTCCTGTCCAAGAAGATGGAAATCTACACCCTGCCCGAGTCCGAGAAGGAGCGCTTCCGCGCCGCTTCCCAGCCGGTCGTCATGAAGTACCTCGAAGAG
- a CDS encoding sigma 54-interacting transcriptional regulator, translating to MEVNVENVPQDLWEISGAAAKYAAVISRVLRVDVEIVDGNLYRVAGTGRFSGLVGKQMSSASGVYRQVLKTGRPLVIREPGFSEFCADCPNWQSCDETFEMSTPILYRGTVVGVIGFVCFTEEQKAHIQDNFEVFFDFLAQMADILASKVVESMEYARSLALGQLLETVVDKVDEGVLLLAPDGRIVRSNRAAQQILDFPLEGQDAIKVELLRGETRLLQYTEYTVSLQGRSHDVAGNEYRLQHGESSSMFMFRDAQLMHDDALRLASSHERLGLDAILGTSDVIVTLKEQVARFADSNSSVLVTGESGTGKELVARALNEEGGRKEGPFVAINCGAIPETLLESELFGYVGGAFTGANPKGKMGRFEQANGGTLFLDEIGDMPLHLQAKLLRALEQREVTRLGSTQPTAIDVRVVSATNRNLEEMVHNGTFREDLFYRLNVIPIHIPPLRERPRDIHLLSKVFLEQSMDRLDKEILTIKESFWSAVSEYHWPGNVRELQNSIEYVANVVDSPAVITRETLPLKVRSGMHESEYADYNLETMERTLIQQALKAFGDETGTKAAKERVAQKLGIGIATLYRKIKKYGLE from the coding sequence ATGGAAGTGAACGTGGAGAACGTGCCCCAGGACCTGTGGGAGATCAGCGGGGCCGCGGCCAAGTACGCGGCGGTCATATCAAGAGTGTTGCGGGTGGACGTGGAGATCGTGGACGGCAACCTCTACCGCGTGGCCGGGACCGGGCGGTTCTCCGGGCTGGTGGGCAAGCAGATGTCCTCGGCCAGCGGCGTGTACCGGCAGGTGCTCAAGACCGGGCGGCCCCTGGTCATCCGCGAGCCCGGCTTCTCCGAGTTCTGCGCCGACTGCCCCAACTGGCAGTCCTGCGACGAGACCTTCGAGATGAGCACGCCCATCCTGTACAGGGGCACCGTGGTCGGGGTCATCGGATTCGTCTGCTTCACCGAGGAGCAGAAGGCCCACATCCAGGACAACTTCGAGGTCTTCTTCGACTTTCTGGCCCAGATGGCCGACATCCTGGCCTCCAAGGTGGTCGAGTCCATGGAGTACGCCCGCAGCCTGGCGCTGGGCCAACTGCTCGAAACCGTGGTGGACAAGGTGGACGAGGGCGTACTCCTGCTCGCCCCGGACGGGCGCATCGTCCGCTCCAACCGCGCCGCCCAGCAGATCCTCGACTTCCCCCTCGAAGGCCAGGACGCCATCAAGGTCGAACTCCTGCGCGGCGAAACCCGCCTGCTCCAATACACCGAATACACGGTCAGCCTCCAGGGGCGGTCCCACGACGTGGCCGGGAACGAGTACCGCCTCCAGCACGGCGAGAGCTCCAGCATGTTCATGTTCCGCGACGCCCAGCTCATGCACGACGACGCCCTGCGCCTGGCATCCTCCCACGAACGCCTTGGCCTGGACGCCATCCTCGGCACCTCGGACGTCATCGTCACCCTCAAGGAACAGGTGGCCCGGTTCGCGGACTCCAACTCCTCGGTCCTGGTCACCGGCGAGTCCGGCACCGGCAAAGAGCTCGTGGCCCGCGCCCTGAACGAGGAGGGCGGCCGCAAGGAGGGGCCGTTCGTGGCCATCAACTGCGGGGCCATCCCCGAGACCCTGCTCGAAAGCGAGCTCTTCGGCTACGTGGGCGGGGCGTTCACCGGGGCCAACCCCAAGGGCAAGATGGGCCGGTTCGAACAGGCCAACGGCGGCACACTCTTCCTGGACGAGATCGGCGACATGCCCCTGCATCTCCAGGCCAAGCTGTTGCGCGCCCTGGAACAGCGCGAGGTCACCCGGCTCGGCTCCACCCAGCCCACGGCCATCGACGTGCGCGTGGTCTCGGCCACCAACCGCAACCTCGAAGAGATGGTCCACAACGGCACCTTCCGCGAAGACCTCTTCTACCGTCTCAACGTCATCCCCATCCACATCCCGCCCCTGCGTGAGCGCCCGCGCGACATCCACCTGCTGTCCAAGGTTTTTCTCGAACAGAGCATGGACCGGCTGGACAAGGAAATCCTGACCATCAAGGAGTCCTTCTGGTCCGCGGTCAGCGAATACCACTGGCCCGGCAATGTCCGCGAACTCCAGAACTCCATTGAATACGTGGCCAATGTGGTCGACTCCCCGGCCGTCATCACCCGCGAGACCCTGCCCCTCAAGGTCCGCTCCGGCATGCACGAGTCCGAATACGCCGACTACAACCTCGAAACCATGGAACGAACCCTCATCCAGCAGGCCCTCAAAGCCTTCGGCGACGAAACCGGTACCAAGGCCGCCAAGGAACGCGTGGCCCAAAAACTGGGTATCGGCATCGCCACGCTGTACCGCAAGATCAAGAAGTACGGTTTGGAATAG
- a CDS encoding TRAP transporter large permease — protein sequence MLTVAIIFFGLLLVGVPIGFVLGIAGVAGLVQVGGDNFLVMAPKRFFEGLNLFTFMAMPFFILAGEIMNRVGMTQRIANLADALVGYLRGGLAHSNMLASVLFAGMTGAAVSDAAAFGNTLVPAMVKQGYSRPFACAVTAAGSIIGPTIPPSNLMVIYGSLAGVSIAGLFAAGILPGLLICLVCMALIVALGRKLGLPKKEGSPSLREILFAFKGSLLALIMPAIILGGILGGIVTPTEAAAIAVFYALFVGVVIHRNLTFNDIVEMLIRTARITGVVFLIIASASILSWWMTFMQIPQQIADAFLSLSTTPWMVKAMILLLLLGIGMFMDINAALIILTPMLGTLTQAIGMNPVHAGVMIVLTLNISLMTPPVGACIFVLSSVTGERIERISASLWPFILVEVGVLFLTTFWTDLAMFFPKLLLDM from the coding sequence ATGCTGACCGTCGCCATCATCTTCTTCGGCCTGCTGCTCGTCGGCGTGCCCATCGGCTTCGTGCTCGGCATCGCGGGCGTGGCCGGCCTGGTCCAGGTGGGCGGAGACAACTTCCTGGTCATGGCCCCCAAACGATTCTTCGAGGGGCTGAACCTGTTCACCTTCATGGCCATGCCCTTCTTCATCCTGGCGGGCGAGATCATGAACCGCGTGGGCATGACCCAGCGCATCGCCAACCTGGCCGACGCCCTGGTGGGTTACCTGCGCGGCGGCCTGGCCCACTCGAACATGCTCGCCTCGGTGCTCTTCGCGGGCATGACCGGCGCGGCCGTTTCCGACGCGGCGGCCTTCGGCAACACCCTGGTCCCGGCCATGGTCAAGCAGGGCTATTCCCGGCCGTTCGCCTGCGCGGTCACCGCCGCGGGTTCGATCATCGGACCGACCATCCCGCCGTCCAACCTGATGGTCATCTACGGGTCGCTGGCGGGCGTGTCCATCGCCGGGCTGTTCGCGGCGGGCATCCTGCCCGGCCTGCTTATCTGCCTGGTGTGCATGGCCCTGATCGTGGCGCTCGGGCGCAAGCTCGGCCTGCCCAAGAAGGAAGGCAGCCCGTCGCTTCGTGAGATTCTCTTCGCCTTCAAGGGGTCGCTGCTCGCCCTGATCATGCCCGCCATCATCCTGGGCGGCATCCTGGGCGGCATCGTCACCCCCACCGAGGCGGCGGCCATCGCGGTCTTCTACGCCCTGTTCGTGGGCGTGGTCATCCACCGCAACCTGACCTTCAACGACATCGTGGAGATGCTCATCCGCACGGCCCGGATCACCGGCGTGGTCTTCCTGATCATCGCCTCGGCCTCGATCCTGAGCTGGTGGATGACCTTCATGCAGATCCCGCAGCAGATCGCGGACGCCTTCCTGTCCCTGTCCACCACCCCGTGGATGGTCAAGGCCATGATCCTGCTCCTGCTCCTGGGCATCGGTATGTTCATGGACATCAACGCGGCGCTGATCATCCTGACGCCCATGCTCGGCACCCTGACCCAGGCCATCGGCATGAACCCGGTGCACGCGGGCGTGATGATCGTCCTGACCCTGAACATATCGCTCATGACCCCGCCCGTGGGGGCCTGCATCTTCGTGCTCTCCTCGGTCACGGGCGAGCGCATAGAGCGCATCAGCGCTTCCCTGTGGCCGTTCATACTCGTGGAGGTGGGCGTGCTCTTCCTGACCACCTTCTGGACGGACCTGGCCATGTTTTTCCCCAAACTTCTGCTCGACATGTAG
- the hydA gene encoding dihydropyrimidinase, protein MKLLIKNGLVVNADRSEYADVLIEDTVIREVAPNLGAGPDYRTLGAKGLMVIPGGIDPHTHLEMPTPVTRTADGFDNGGRAALSGGTTMVIDFINPKYGQSYLEACDICMERAAKATCHYSYHATVTWFDEQAAKELRVLAEERGVNSFKHFTTYKGSLMLEPEQMLASFALARELGALCTVHAENDEIITYMQRKLLDKGITQPRGHVLSRPPIAEGEATYHAIALAKIAGAPIYIVHMSCEDALHAVIRAQATGQEVYAESLCGHLLLDESVYFNDDPEIAARYVMSPPFRSAEHREALWQGLADGHIRVIGSDNCTFTQAQRNLGLDDFTKIPNGAPGLEDRMRIVFSEGVAKGRITPEQFVAVTSTNAAKIYNIHPRKGVIAPGADADLVLWDPKKQHTVSAKTHRHAIDYSIFEGMTFTGSPVMTILSGDVVFENDRVTAQPGQGQFIPRPPRQRIPPCHS, encoded by the coding sequence ATGAAACTGCTCATCAAAAACGGTCTGGTCGTGAACGCGGACCGCTCGGAATACGCGGACGTGCTCATCGAGGACACCGTGATCAGGGAAGTGGCCCCCAACCTCGGCGCGGGGCCGGACTACCGCACTCTCGGCGCAAAGGGCCTCATGGTCATCCCCGGCGGCATCGACCCGCACACCCACCTGGAGATGCCCACCCCGGTCACCCGCACCGCCGACGGCTTCGACAACGGCGGCCGCGCCGCCCTGTCCGGCGGAACCACCATGGTCATCGACTTCATCAACCCCAAGTACGGCCAGTCCTACCTGGAGGCCTGCGACATCTGCATGGAGCGCGCGGCCAAGGCCACCTGCCACTACTCCTACCACGCCACCGTGACCTGGTTCGACGAGCAGGCCGCCAAAGAGCTGCGCGTCCTGGCCGAGGAACGCGGCGTCAACTCCTTCAAGCACTTCACCACCTACAAGGGCTCGCTCATGCTCGAGCCCGAGCAGATGCTCGCCAGCTTCGCCCTGGCCCGCGAACTGGGCGCGCTCTGCACCGTGCACGCCGAAAACGACGAGATCATCACCTACATGCAGCGCAAGCTCCTGGACAAGGGCATCACCCAGCCCCGGGGACACGTCCTGTCCCGCCCGCCTATCGCCGAGGGCGAGGCCACCTACCACGCCATCGCGCTCGCCAAGATCGCGGGCGCGCCCATCTACATCGTGCACATGAGCTGCGAGGACGCCCTGCACGCGGTCATCCGCGCCCAGGCCACGGGACAGGAGGTCTACGCCGAGTCCCTGTGCGGCCACCTGCTCCTGGACGAGTCCGTGTACTTCAACGATGACCCGGAAATCGCCGCCCGCTACGTCATGAGCCCGCCCTTCCGCTCCGCCGAGCACCGCGAGGCCCTGTGGCAGGGGCTCGCCGACGGCCACATCCGGGTCATCGGCAGCGACAACTGCACCTTCACCCAGGCCCAGCGCAACCTCGGCCTGGACGACTTCACCAAGATCCCGAACGGCGCGCCCGGCCTGGAAGACCGCATGCGCATCGTCTTCAGCGAAGGCGTGGCCAAGGGCCGCATCACCCCGGAACAGTTCGTGGCCGTGACCTCCACCAATGCCGCGAAAATCTACAACATCCACCCGCGCAAGGGCGTTATCGCGCCCGGCGCCGACGCCGACTTGGTCCTCTGGGACCCGAAAAAGCAACACACCGTGTCGGCCAAGACCCACCGCCACGCCATCGACTACAGCATATTCGAAGGCATGACCTTCACCGGCTCGCCCGTCATGACCATCCTGTCCGGCGACGTCGTCTTCGAAAACGATCGGGTCACCGCCCAACCCGGCCAAGGCCAATTCATCCCCCGCCCCCCGCGCCAACGCATCCCGCCCTGCCACAGCTAG
- a CDS encoding ABC transporter permease encodes MRLSGWAALRGYTFVVYGFVYLPIMLMGLFSLNASDMIAFPLTGFTFDWYTQILHDGRIFKGLLTTMAVAFPVTIITTVLGSMAALVLTRHKFKGKTAFLALLVLPFFVPKLIFAIAQVTFLNDVGIPKGLYTVWISQSMIILPFVTVIIASVLFRVDKRLEEAAGDLGATPWQTFRRVTLPLMKNGILAGSFISFVLSNAEYTVSYFTSGRAQPLSVLVASDFRFHLSPSLNALAMLIVLFNILVIVISEWFRRRSVQA; translated from the coding sequence ATGCGCCTCTCCGGATGGGCCGCCCTGCGCGGCTACACCTTCGTGGTCTACGGCTTCGTCTACCTGCCGATCATGCTCATGGGCCTGTTCTCCCTGAACGCCTCGGACATGATCGCCTTCCCCCTGACCGGGTTCACCTTCGACTGGTACACCCAGATCCTGCACGACGGCCGCATCTTCAAGGGGCTGCTGACCACCATGGCCGTGGCCTTCCCGGTGACCATCATCACCACCGTGCTCGGCTCCATGGCCGCCCTGGTCCTGACGCGCCACAAGTTCAAGGGCAAGACCGCCTTCCTGGCCCTGCTCGTGCTGCCCTTCTTCGTGCCCAAGCTCATCTTCGCCATCGCCCAGGTGACCTTTCTCAACGACGTGGGCATTCCCAAGGGCCTCTACACCGTGTGGATCTCCCAATCCATGATCATCCTGCCGTTCGTCACCGTGATCATCGCCTCGGTCCTGTTCCGCGTGGACAAGCGGCTGGAGGAGGCCGCCGGAGACCTCGGGGCCACGCCCTGGCAGACCTTCCGACGGGTGACCCTGCCGCTGATGAAAAACGGCATCCTGGCCGGATCGTTCATCTCGTTCGTCCTGTCCAACGCCGAGTATACGGTCTCCTACTTCACCAGCGGCCGGGCCCAGCCCCTGTCCGTGCTGGTGGCCTCGGACTTCCGGTTCCACCTCTCCCCGAGCCTGAACGCCCTGGCCATGCTCATCGTCCTGTTCAACATCCTGGTCATCGTGATCAGCGAATGGTTCCGGCGGCGCTCCGTACAGGCCTGA